One window of bacterium genomic DNA carries:
- the rsmA gene encoding 16S rRNA (adenine(1518)-N(6)/adenine(1519)-N(6))-dimethyltransferase RsmA — MLYNETIDVLKRHNIRLKKDLSQNFLIDRDIKDKIIEELGLKESDTVFEIGGGIGIISKEIAPKVDKLISCEIDPNLIPILKKNLESFKNAEIIEKDILKIDLSLILKDKAKVFGSLPYHITTPIILHLLKFKSYITSCFLIVQYDVAKRIISCSGRDYGMLSILLQIYTKPEIVIKISPESFIPRPKPSSALIKLNFLEKPQIVPSPNFGKIVETLFSQRRKKIINSLLKLKIPKETLLSLLKEKGISPDARPLELSIFDISKIASQLQFFLAKPPSFL; from the coding sequence ATGCTTTATAATGAGACAATTGATGTCCTTAAAAGGCATAATATAAGGCTAAAAAAAGACCTTTCCCAGAATTTCCTTATAGATAGGGATATAAAAGATAAAATCATTGAGGAATTGGGCTTAAAAGAAAGCGATACTGTATTTGAAATAGGGGGAGGGATTGGCATTATTTCAAAAGAGATTGCACCAAAGGTAGATAAGCTCATTTCCTGCGAGATAGATCCTAATCTTATCCCAATTCTTAAGAAAAACCTGGAATCCTTTAAGAATGCAGAAATAATAGAGAAGGATATTTTAAAGATTGACCTTTCTTTAATTTTAAAAGATAAAGCAAAGGTTTTTGGTTCCCTCCCTTATCACATAACCACACCAATAATCCTTCACCTTTTAAAATTTAAGAGCTATATCACATCTTGTTTTCTTATTGTTCAATATGATGTTGCAAAGAGGATAATATCTTGCTCTGGAAGGGATTATGGTATGCTCTCTATCCTTCTTCAAATTTATACAAAGCCTGAAATTGTTATAAAAATAAGCCCAGAATCATTTATTCCAAGACCAAAACCCTCCTCAGCCCTTATTAAACTCAATTTTTTAGAAAAGCCCCAAATTGTTCCTTCCCCAAATTTTGGGAAGATTGTAGAAACCCTATTTTCGCAAAGAAGGAAGAAGATAATAAACTCCCTTTTAAAACTTAAAATTCCAAAGGAGACTTTGCTTTCTCTCTTGAAAGAAAAAGGGATTTCTCCAGATGCCAGGCCTTTAGAATTAAGTATATTTGACATTTCCAAAATAGCATCACAATTACAATTTTTTCTTGCAAAACCTCCTTCGTTTTTATAA